The region AGGACAATGGCAGACTCTTTGGTTTTACTCATATCGATTAAAAGACGCTGTACACCTTTATTTCTTAATCCCTCAATGACGCTTTCACTCTCTAGCCAGGTTGCTTTAGTCAGATGAAATTGTCCTTTCGGATAAGTAATGTCCAAAACATACATACCAACACGTACATTAGCAATATCTTGCTCAACGATCATAGTTAAATCCTATTGCCTAAAGCACAAATTACGATTCTCAATCTGAACCATCATTCGAGGAGTGAGTTAAAAGTATGGCCCACAAAATAACCAAAAACCACTCTATTTAACCTTAATTACATCATATGACATTTTGTGGGATCAAGTGTATTTGCGTATTTCCTATGCCAAGTTGTCCGTTGATATTATCTCCCCAACATTGGAGCGTGTCATCGTCCAAAATAGCACAACTATGACCTTTGCCTAATGCGATCATTTTAGCTCTGTCTCTAAGCGCCACTGATAGTGGTAATGATTGGTTGACGTTATTACCGATCCCTATTTGCCCATACTCATTATTGCCCCAACATTGCACTTCGCCATCTTCAATAAGGACGCAAGCATGTTCGTTTCCTGTTGCTATTTGTTTAACCGTCCCATTAATATTAAGTGTTTGCGGCCTAGCTTTAATGTAGGTATAACCTAACCCTAACTGCCCGTATTGATTATTACCCCAACACTTCACACTGCCATCAACTAACAAAGCGCAGCTATACTCAAGTCCAAGGGATATTTGCTTAGCCTGCCCACCTAAATTAACGGTTTGCGGCAACATATGTGCATCATGATCTCGAACACCTATTCCTAACTGACCAAAATAATTGCTCCCCCAGCATTGCACAACACCATTATCGGATAGCGCACAAGAATGTTTGTCACCAAGTGCTATCTGCTTTATATTCATGTCCGTGTTCACACTAGCTGGTAGGTGAGTGGGACTGGTAGTTCCAGATCCTAATTGCCCAAAAAAGTTATCTCCCCAACATTTAGCTTGACCATTAGCAATGGTTATACAAGCATGAACACGTCCCATCGTTATCGTCTTTGGATTATCAGCTAAATTTAACATTGTTGGAGCGACTAACCGATGAAGCCCATTACCTAATAAATGTCTGCGATTTCCTCCCCAACATTTGACTATATTATCTTCAAATAACACACAAGAATTATCGCCAACGGATGTAAGTTGATGAGGATTATCATTAATGTTAAGCAATTGAGGACTTGTCACACCAGCTAAACGGCCTAGGCCTAAACCCAGTTGACCTGAATAATTGTCCCCCCAACAAAATACCTCTTTATTAATTAACATCCCACAAGTATGAGACCGGCCAAGCGATACCAGCTTCCAGGCTCTAGGCGTTTCCGCCCTTGCATTTAACACGATCACAAATATTATCATTAAAATCAGGTATTTAGGATTTATCATATTTATTATTTACCTTAAAAAAGTAACACATCAACAAAGCTTAAAAATAACAGTTACGATAACCCATTGAAACATGAAAACGACTGATATTAAAAATGAACCCAATCCAGAAAGAGGAGTGATGTGCTAGCTCTTTTGCCGCCTTTACAGGCATGTTACACTCTCTTTTTTAACTCTTATTTAGATAGAGACCTATGAAACAATTGCTCGATTTTCTCCCTTTAGTGATCTTTTTTGCCGTCTATAAAATGTTCGATATATACACGGCCAGTGGCGCACTTATCGCAGCAACCGCACTGCAACTCATTGTGACCTACGCTTTATATAAGAAAATAGAAAAGATGCATATCGTGACTTTCGTCATGGTGACATTTTTTGGCACGCTCACCTTAGTATTTCATGATGATAGCTTTATCAAATGGAAAGTGACGGTGATTTATGCCCTATTTGCCATCGCGTTAACAGTCAGCCAGTGGCTCAATAAGCCCATACTTAAGAGTATGCTAGGTAAGGAGCTTATTGTTGCAGATAAAATATGGGCTCATGTCACCTGGTATTGGGTCTGCTTTTTTATCGCTTGTGCCCTGATTAATATCTATGTGGCTTTTAGCCTGTCGCAAGAGACTTGGGTTAATTTCAAGGTATTTGGCTTAACAGCGCTCACCTTGGTTAACACGGTTATCACTGTTATTTATCTCTTTAAAAATATGCCTGAAGAACATAAAAAAGAGCTGAAAAAATAATCACCCACTTTCTGTAATATCCCATAATGCCATGGTTAAGCAGGGCATTATGGACACAACATCCATGCTTCAGTGCAGATAAAGGAATTAACCATGTGGTATATGATCTCATCACAAGATATTGAAAATAGCTTACCAGCACGCTTAGCCACGCGTTCTGAGCACCTCAGTCGCTTACAACAACTCAGCGACGAAGGACGGCTACTCGTGGCAGGGCCTCACCCTGCCATTGACAATGAAAATCCTGGAGAAGCTGGTTTTACTGGGTCGCTGGTCATTGCTGATTTCGCCTCACTAGAAGATGCGCAAGCGTGGGCAGACCTTGATCCTTATGTCGCCGCAGGCGTCTATGAAAAAGTGACCGTTAAACCCTTTAAACGTGTTCTTCCTTAAGGTTTAGGGATATATAATGAAAATTGTTTCTTTTAATATCAATGGCATTCGCGCCCGACTGCATCAATTGCAAGCACTTATCGACACTCACCAACCCGATGTGATCGGTCTACAAGAAACCAAAGCACACGATGAAGTGTTCCCCGTCAATGATGTTGAAGCCATGGGTTACAAGGTCTATTATCACGGTGGCAAGGCCCATTACGGCGTGGCAATGCTATCAAAGCTGGAGCCTGTGAAAGTTCAAAAAGGCTTTCCAACCGATGAGGAGGATGCCCAACGTCGTATGATTATGGCAACCTTTACCCAAGAAAATGGTCGTCCATTAACCATATTAAACGGCTATTTTCCTCAAGGTGAAAACATCAGCCACGAGACAAAATATCCAGCTAAACGTAAATTCTACCAAGATTTGATGCTTTACCTTAATGAGTACCACCAAGCTGATGAAGATATCGCCATCATTGGCGACATTAACATTTCTCCGGTAGATCTCGATATTGGCATTGGTGAGCCTAACGCTAAACGTTGGCTTAAAACCGGAAAATGTAGCTTCCAGCCTGAAGAACGTCAATGGCTGAGCACATTGATGCAATGGGGATTGGTTGATACTTTCCGTCAATTGCACCCAGAGCGTACAGAACGCTATTCATGGTTCGATTATCGCAGTAAAGGCTTTGATGATAACCGCGGTTTGCGCATTGATGTGGTATTAGCAACCCAATCACTCGCTGAACGTTTAGTGGGATCCGATGTGGATTATGACTTACGTGGCATCGAAAAGCCTTCAGATCACGCCCCCATCTGGAGCAGTTTTACATAAATCTTAGATCCAAAAAATAACCAACAGATTAAATGATCCATGTTATCAAGCCATAGCGTGGATCATTGTTGTTAATTCCCCATCGTCAAATAAACCTCATTTAAGAACACAACAAGCACAGAGATTAAATTCAGTACTTCTGATTTCGCGGTGCTAAAGAAACTTAAGAATAGTATGGTGCATGAGCTAAATTAGAACAGCTGATCAGTACGTATGAGAATATGCATGCTTCTTGGCCTGGCAATGATTACATTTAACTATTGACGCTGGCTAAGGCTCCTAATATTTATCATTTATACGAGTATAAGTACCATCTTGTTGCATCGCTGCTAATGTTTTCGAGATCTTTTTCA is a window of Shewanella sp. VB17 DNA encoding:
- a CDS encoding septation protein A: MKQLLDFLPLVIFFAVYKMFDIYTASGALIAATALQLIVTYALYKKIEKMHIVTFVMVTFFGTLTLVFHDDSFIKWKVTVIYALFAIALTVSQWLNKPILKSMLGKELIVADKIWAHVTWYWVCFFIACALINIYVAFSLSQETWVNFKVFGLTALTLVNTVITVIYLFKNMPEEHKKELKK
- the xthA gene encoding exodeoxyribonuclease III, whose translation is MKIVSFNINGIRARLHQLQALIDTHQPDVIGLQETKAHDEVFPVNDVEAMGYKVYYHGGKAHYGVAMLSKLEPVKVQKGFPTDEEDAQRRMIMATFTQENGRPLTILNGYFPQGENISHETKYPAKRKFYQDLMLYLNEYHQADEDIAIIGDINISPVDLDIGIGEPNAKRWLKTGKCSFQPEERQWLSTLMQWGLVDTFRQLHPERTERYSWFDYRSKGFDDNRGLRIDVVLATQSLAERLVGSDVDYDLRGIEKPSDHAPIWSSFT
- a CDS encoding YciI family protein, with the translated sequence MWYMISSQDIENSLPARLATRSEHLSRLQQLSDEGRLLVAGPHPAIDNENPGEAGFTGSLVIADFASLEDAQAWADLDPYVAAGVYEKVTVKPFKRVLP
- a CDS encoding RCC1 domain-containing protein, whose amino-acid sequence is MINPKYLILMIIFVIVLNARAETPRAWKLVSLGRSHTCGMLINKEVFCWGDNYSGQLGLGLGRLAGVTSPQLLNINDNPHQLTSVGDNSCVLFEDNIVKCWGGNRRHLLGNGLHRLVAPTMLNLADNPKTITMGRVHACITIANGQAKCWGDNFFGQLGSGTTSPTHLPASVNTDMNIKQIALGDKHSCALSDNGVVQCWGSNYFGQLGIGVRDHDAHMLPQTVNLGGQAKQISLGLEYSCALLVDGSVKCWGNNQYGQLGLGYTYIKARPQTLNINGTVKQIATGNEHACVLIEDGEVQCWGNNEYGQIGIGNNVNQSLPLSVALRDRAKMIALGKGHSCAILDDDTLQCWGDNINGQLGIGNTQIHLIPQNVI